The stretch of DNA cataaagagggccgtccggctctgtcctgggaagcttcttagacccagtgcaggtggtgggaggcAGGAGGATGAAAGCCAAGCTGaaatccatgctggagaacagctcccaccccatgcatgagactcagCACAGGGCAGCTCCTTCactgacaggctgcttcaccccaggtgtgtgaaggaggggtatcacaggtccttccttcctgctgccgtcagactcatACACACACGCCTAAACTCCACACATGctcagggaacagaggtccctcagTGTAACAATATCATGTGcaattatattatatgttttttggttctaaaaccaaaagtttaagcagcttgttttaagaCCACACACTTTCCACATAGAGGCGTGGTcatgtaatgaaatgtgaattttaaacactaaataaaagctgtttggtcgagcttAGCCAGATTATGCTTCCGTACTTGTTAACTACATTGtggtgatttttattatttcatagctctgaaacttttcaaatgtgcagctactcaaccagtacatgctgTTCTTTTAAGGAGTATGAGGATTTATAGCCACCTATCaggtatttaagtcagagttggtctCGGTATGGGCAGATAcctgaaaatctggtatcagtatcggaaaggaaaaaggggtatcggtgcatccctaatttccATACACTGAAATATTGTGTTCAAATTAAAATGAATCAGAAACAAATTCCAGGGCAGACTCTTCTCACTGAAAGCAGAGAATCATTTTCACTAAATTAGTCAAGATTTTAATTTGTCATATATTTTCATGTTACAGGGAAACCTATGCAATGTTACAAAGTGAACAAATCaaaatatacactgtatattgaAAGATAAGGAGGGGGGAGGTCGGTGTATACTTTGGCATTTCGTATGCTATGACAGGTTTACCATAGTCTTTGTACACTGGTTCAGTCTCGATGAGATTTCCAGTTTGGTAAACGTATTGTATTCTTGGGTTCACTTGTGTCTTGAAGAAATTCTCTGGAGGGGGTTTGCAATGGTCCCTCTTTtcgttcatccatccattcactcatccatccatccattcattcattcgttcATTTCCAAAAGCAGTCCAACGTTGTTtcaaaaaacatgtttaaaagAAGTGCGGCTTTACCCCGTATTCAACAAAATACAAGGGACAGAAATCACAAGCTTGAAGAAACAgctctcactgaacacatgtATAATATTGCTGATTCATTAATAATGCTCAGATCAACGCAGGAAAGGTGCCGAATAGGAAAGTCGTAACACTCCGCATGTAGGGATATGGAAGCATTGACGGGTCAGTTGTTGGGGGTGATCGACTGCAGTTCTCCAAAAACAACTGCACTGCACATCGATTACAGCTCTAAAAAAACATTATGGGCCAATCAAAACACATACAGGACCCTCTCATGATAAAGTCTGATgcacaaaagaaaaacactgtcCACCGTTAAGCTTCCGGAGCCATCAGCTACTGAAGCGAGGGCTAATGTGCTAAAAGAGCACTGAAAGAAATGACCAACTGTGACAGAAATGATTAAATGCAGACAAACAATCAAGACTAACCGTATTCCCATTCTACAGGAACTCGCGCAACGGCGCAAAGCACTCAAGAAACTACTAGTAGACAAATGGGTTCGAGCCATGATTGTGAGGGCAGAGTAGAGCAGTGGCTGCTGAGGTGAAAAACCAGGGAGCCCTCGGCCGAATTACGTCTAAAAGAGAGAAACCACAACGGCTCGCTGTGTGTTATAAAAACAAGAAAGGCAGCATCAGTCAAAAATGCCGTCAGTCCTAAAAACAAGGCGTCTGCCTGAGTCCGAGACCAGACCAAGCCTCCGCCGAAATCACCTCCGCTCTGGCTCTACAGCTCCCAGCCTCAGTCGGTGCTCCTGTAAACTCTCACACCTAGGCAGCTTCTATGAAACACCAAGGTATTTCATGTGCATTTGAGAACACCAAAACGGTTTCTACACATTCTAGAACACCAAAATGGCTTCTGTGCTGTCTAGAACACCAAGTTCCTGCACACTGTAGAACATCGAGACAGTTTCTACTCACTCTTGAACGCCAAGATGGTTTCTATGCATCACTGAACGCCATGATGGTTTCTGTATGTTCTAGAACACAAAGACGGTGTCTGTACGTTCTAGAGCGTTGTGAGTTTCTGTGCATTCTAGAACACCAAGACAGTTTCTGTGCATTCTAGAACACCAATAATTTCTGTACATTCTAGAACATGAAGACCATTTCTGTCCGTTCTAGAACACCAATAATTTCTGTACATTCTAGAACATCAAGACAGTTTCTGTGCATTCTAGAACACAAAGATGGTTTCTgtacattctagaacattgtgacAGGTTCTGTGCACTTTAAAACACCAAGAATTTCTGTATGTTCTAGAACACAAAGATGGTTTCTCTACGTTCTAGAACACCAAgacagtttctgtacattctagACCAATAATTTCTgtacattctagaacattaaGACCATTTCTGTACGTTCTAGAACACCAATAACTTCTGTACATTCTAGAACATCAAGACCATTTCTGTTCGTTCTAGAACACCAATAATTTCTGTACGTTCTAGAACACCAATAACTTCTGTACATTCTAGAACATCAAGACCATTTCTGTTCGTTCTAGAACACCAATAATTTCTGTACGTTCTAGAACACAATGATGGTTTCTgtacattctagaacattgtgacAGGTTCTGTGCGCTTTAGAACACCAAGAATTTCTGTATGTTCTAGAACACAAAGATGGTTTCTCTACGTTCTAGAACATCAAGACAGTTTCTGTGCACTCTAGAACACAGAGAGATTCTGTACGTTCAACAACACAACGATGTTTTGGTGGGTTCTGCAGCAGTTTTTGTGCATTCTGTAATATTAAGATTCTCTGAATTCTAGATTATCAAAGGAACTCTGATGCACCAAGAGGGTTTCAAAATCCACTGCAGAACCAGTTTCTGTAAATTCAAGTTTTGGTGAACTCTAGAAGCACAGCAGAGTTTTGGTGAACTCTAGAAGCACAGCAGAGTTTTGGTCACTTCCAGACATCCAGCAGTGTTTTGGTGACCTCTTGAAGCACCACAGAGTTGATTTCAAAGCTCTTGAGTCTAGCAGGAGTGTACAGCCTGAGCTCTCGAGTCAGGCAGGTGATCAGTCTGAGACGGTGCTCTTGGTGCGTTTGCCATGAAGAGTGAACCCTGATAAGACAGCATGGCCATTGCAGGCAGCGTCTGCACCCTCATGCCCTTCCTCCACCTCCGGGACTTCGGCCTGGATCTCCCGCAGGCGTGTCATTGCTCGAtcaatggttgctgtggtgaccAAGTTGAAGTCATGCATGCTGACCAGGTGCAGCAAGAAGTTGCGGCACAGGTTCCTGCGTGCGATGTGCGGGCCGCAGTTCTCCACAAACAGCATGATGGCCTGGTTCATCTGGTTATCAGCTATAAacctgtggggggggggggggggggggggtacatcAGTTGTGTCTGATAAACCGTGTGTGTGCAGCAGGTGAAAATGTCCGTTCAGTCACAGTCTAACAGTGGATTGTCAAGAGGGGGATGGAGACAATAGATATACACTATAGGGACACCGGCTCATTTACTGCTTCTTCTTAAATCAAAGGAATTAATACtatttttctaatatttcaaagcattgctgtgaggacttgatggcattcagcaaaaagagtgttaatgaggcaggatgttggatgatggtgatcaccatcccacctcatcatccccaactccccaactcatcccaaaagtactggatggagctccaccaccatcattccagagaacacaggtcctccactgctccacagcttgatgctggggggctttatacccctctagcccacgcctggcattagcagcatggagccaatagggtcatgatgttgatctgctcctgagagtcctattctattggcagtacttcttttctACAGCAACAGGTGCcacttaatgtagctgaatgcaaccattagaacgggtgtccacaaatatttggatatatagtcTATTTAAAGGTTGTTTCCCAAAGCATAATTGCTGACGTTATAAATGAATCTCTTCAAAATTAACAGAACTAATAAAACAATGATTATGAGGGCATCTCCGTAGCTGTAAACAGTTTGGTCGGGCTGGGAATCATTATGAAACTGAGTTCAATACTTGCAGATCAATATTTGCAGATGGGGTATTAGAAAAAGTGTGACTGTCCATGTTATGTCATGTTTttcaaagaaacaaagaaaaaactaatgaaaaacaaaaacacataccCATTTTTCATCACATGGAGATTCCATAGTTTCATcacttctttctctccctcgtTCACGTCCGTGAACTCCTCAATTTGCTGTGGATGACAAATCAACCATTTTCAAAGCCCTTCACAAGGCTGCAGAATACACTGCCTACACAACCCTAATGCAGCACCGGTTACTGTTTCCAAATGGTTAGAAACCATCCATACTGGAGATAATGCATAAAAGGTGCTCTCACCGTGGTGGTCTTCTCCCTGAGCCACTCGGGGTCCCTCTCATCCTCActgtccatctccatctctTGTGGTCGGAGAGGCATGCAGCTGTCACTGTGGAAGTAGAGACGGTTGTGGCCGCTCACATATGTCCTCTGCTGTTCTGGTTCCCCGTCCTCCGACTCCAGAAACTCCGACAGGCTTGGTTTAGTACGTTTGGGCCTGATAAACACATTCCTTTTGTTAATCTGACCACAAATGAACCAAGCactatccatcaatccatccctCTATCCATCCAAAGGTTCTTACCTGCAGACTAGAATGTGAGTGACAGCTGTTCTCTTGACAGGACCGTTGCGGCTAAAGGCGAAGCCGGGTTGGCTGTGTATATCTTGCGGATTCCCAACATAAGACCCATCATAACATTCGTTTATGGACACATCTATCCTGGCCCCTTTAGAATGAggctgcattaaaaaaaagaaacgtcAATCTTAGCAAACTTGTAGAGCTGGGGTCTCAGACATGGATTAAGCCTCATCTTTGAATATACTGCAGGAGCAATACTGAACCACTTgcagaaatgcttttaaatCCAAGCTTAGANNNNNNNNNNNNNNNNNNNNNNNNNNNNNNNNNNNNNNNNNNNNNNNNNNNNNNNNNNNNNNNNNNNNNNNNNNNNNNNNNNNNNNNNNNNNNNNNNNNNNNNNNNNNNNNNNNNNNNNNNNNNNNNNNNNNNNNNNNNNNNNNNNNNNNNNNNNNNNNNNNNNNNNNNNNNNNNNNNNNNNNNNNNNNNNNNNNNNNNNNNNNNNNNNNNNNNNNNNNNNNNNNNNNNNNNNNNNNNNNNNNNNNNNNNNNNNNNNNNNNNNNNNNNNNNNNNNNNNNNNNNNNNNNNNNNNNNNNNNNNNNNNNNNNNNNNNNNNNNNNNNNNNNNNNNNNNNNNNNNNNNNNNNNNNNNNNNNNNNNNNNNNNNNNNNNNNNNNNNNNNNNNNNNNNNNNNNNNNNNNNNNNNNNNNNNNNNNNNNNNNNNNNNNNNNNNNNNNNNNNNNNNNNNNNNNNNNNNNNNNNNNNNNNNNNNNNNNNNNNNNNNNNNNNNNNNNNNNNNNNNNNNNNNNNNNNNNNNNNNNNNNNNNNNNNNNNNNNNNNNNNNNNNNNNNNNNNNNNNNNNNNNNNNNNNNNNNNNNNNNNNNNNNNNNNNNNNNNNNNNNNNNNNNNNNNNNNNNNNNNNNNNNNNNNNNNNNNNNNNNNNNNNNNNNNNNNNNNNNNNNNNNNNNNNNNNNNNNNNNNNNNNNNNNNNNNNNNNNNNNNNNNNNNNNNNNNNNNNNNNNNNNNNNNNNNNNNNNNNNNNNNNNNNNNNNNNNNNNNNNNNNNNNNNNNNNNNNNNNNNNNNNNNNNNNNNNNNNNNNNNNNNNNNNNNNNNNNNNNNNNNNNNNNNNNNNNNNNNNNNNNNNNNNNNNNNNNNNNNNNNNNNNNNNNNNNNNNNNNNNNNNNNNNNNNNNNNNNNNNNNNNNNNNNNNNNNNNNNNNNNNNNNNNNNNNNNNNNNNNNNNNNNNNNNNNNNNNNNNNNNNNNNNNNNNNNNNNNNNNNNNNNNNNNNNNNNNNNNNNNNNNNNNNNNNNNNNNNNNNNNNNNNNNNNNNNNNNNNNNNNNNNNNNNNNNNNNNNNNNNNNNNNNNNNNNNNNNNNNNNNNNNNNNNNNNNNNNNNNNNNNNNNNNNNNNNNNNNNNNNNNNNNNNNNNNNNNNNNNNNNNNNNNNNNNNNNNNNNNNNNNNNNNNNNNNNNNNNNNNNNNNNNNNNNNNNNNNNNNNNNNNNNNNNNNNNNNNNNNNNNNNNNNNNNNNNNNNNNNNNNNNNNNNNNNNNNNNNNNNNNNNNNNNNNNNNNNNNNNNNNNNNNNNNNNNNNNNNNNNNNNNNNNNNNNNNNNNNNNNNNNNNNNNNNNNNNNNNNNNNNNNNNNNNNNNNNNNNNNNNNNNNNNNNNNNNNNNNNNNNNNNNNNNNNNNNNNNNNNNNNNNNNNNNNNNNNNNNNNNNNNNNNNNNNNNNNNNNNNNNNNNNNNNNNNNNNNNNNNNNNNNNNNNNNNNNNNNNNNNNNNNNNNNNNNNNNNNNNNNNNNNNNNNNNNNNNNNNNNNNNNNNNNNNNNNNNNNNNNNNNNNNNNNNNNNNNNNNNNNNNNNNNNNNNNNNNNNNNNNNNNNNNNNNNNNNNNNNNNNNNNNNNNNNNNNNNNNNNNNNNNNNNNNNNNNNNNNNNNNNNNNNNNNNNNNNNNNNNNNNNNNNNNNNNNNNNNNNNNNNNNNNNNNNNNNNNNNNNNNNNNNNNNNNNNNNNNNNNNNNNNNNNNNNNNNNNNNNNNNNNNNNNNNNNNNNNNNNNNNNNNNNNNNNNNNNNNNNNNNNNNNNNNNNNNNNNNNNNNNNNNNNNNNNNNNNNNNNNNNNNNNNNNNNNNNNNNNNNNNNNNNNNNNNNNNNNNNNNNNNNNNNNNNNNNNNNNNNNNNNNNNNNNNNNNNNNNNNNNNNNNNNNNNNNNNNNNNNNNNNNNNNNNNNNNNNNNNNNNNNNNNNNNNNNNNNNNNNNNNNNNNNNNNNNNNNNNNNNNNNNNNNNNNNNNNNNNNNNNNNNNNNNNNNNNNNNNNNNNNNNNNNNNNNNNNNNNNNNNNNNNNNNNNNNNNNNNNNNNNNNNNNNNNNNNNNNNNNNNNNNNNNNNNNNNNNNNNNNNNNNNNNNNNNNNNNNNNNNNNNNNNNNNNNNNNNNNNNNNNNNNNNNNNNNNNNNNNNNNNNNNNNNNNNNNNNNNNNNNNNNNNNNNNNNNNNNNNNNNNNNNNNNNNNNNNNNNNNNNNNNNNNNNNNNNNNNNNNNNNNNNNNNNNNNNNNNNNNNNNNNNNNNNNNNNNNNNNNNNNNNNNNNNNNNNNNNNNNNNNNNNNNNNNNNNNNNNNNNNNNNNNNNNNNNNNNNNNNNNNNNNNNNNNNNNNNNNNNNNNNNNNNNNNNNNNNNNNNNNNNNNNNNNNNNNNNNNNNNNNNNNNNNNNNNNNNNNNNNNNNNNNNNNNNNNNNNNNNNNNNNNNNNNNNNNNNNNNNNNNNNNNNNNNNNNNNNNNNNNNNNNNNNNNNNNNNNNNNNNNNNNNNNNNNNNNNNNNNNNNNNNNNNNNNNNNNNNNNNNNNNNNNNNNNNNNNNNNNNNNNNNNNNNNNNNNNNNNNNNNNNNNNNNNNNNNNNNNNNNNNNNNNNNNNNNNNNNNNNNNNNNNNNNNNNNNNNNNNNNNNNNNNNNNNNNNNNNNNNNNNNNNNNNNNNNNNNNNNNNNNNNNNNNNNNNNNNNNNNNNNNNNNNNNNNNNNNNNNNNNNNNNNNNNNNNNNNNNNNNNNNNNNNNNNNNNNNNNNNNNNNNNNNNNNNNNNNNNNNNNNNNNNNNNNNNNNNNNNNNNNNNNNNNNNNNNNNNNNNNNNNNNNNNNNNNNNNNNNNNNNNNNNNNNNNNNNNNNNNNNNNNNNNNNNNNNNNNNNNNNNNNNNNNNNNNNNNNNNNNNNNNNNNNNNNNNNNNNNNNNNNNNNNNNNNNNNNNNNNNNNNNNNNNNNNNNNNNNNNNNNNNNNNNNNNNNNNNNNNNNNNNNNNNNNNNNNNNNNNNNNNNNNNNNNNNNNNNNNNNNNNNNNNNNNNNNNNNNNNNNNNNNNNNNNNNNNNNNNNNNNNNNNNNNNNNNNNNNNNNNNNNNNNNNNNNNNNNNNNNNNNNNNNNNNNNNNNNNNNNNNNNNNNNNNNNNNNNNNNNNNNNNNNNNNNNNNNNNNNNNNNNNNNNNNNNNNNNNNNNNNNNNNNNNNNNNNNNNNNNNNNNNNNNNNNNNNNNNNNNNNNNNNNNNNNNNNNNNNNNNNNNNNNNNNNNNNNNNNNNNNNNNNNNNNNNNNNNNNNNNNNNNNNNNNNNNNNNNNNNNNNNNNNNNNNNNNNNNNNNNNNNNNNNNNNNNNNNNNNNNNNNNNNNNNNNNNNNNNNNNNNNNNNNNNNNNNNNNNNNNNNNNNNNNNNNNNNNNNNNNNNNNNNNNNNNNNNNNNNNNNNNNNNNNNNNNNNNNNNNNNNNNNNNNNNNNNNNNNNNNNNNNNNNNNNNNNNNNNNNNNNNNNNNNNNNNNNNNNNNNNNNNNNNNNNNNNNNNNNNNNNNNNNNNNNNNNNNNNNNNNNNNNNNNNNNNNNNNNNNNNNNNNNNNNNNNNNNNNNNNNNNNNNNNNNNNNNNNNNNNNNNNNNNNNNNNNNNNNNNNNNNNNNNNNNNNNNNNNNNNNNNNNNNNNNNNNNNNNNNNNNNNNNNNNNNNNNNNNNNNNNNNNNNNNNNNNNNNNNNNNNNNNNNNNNNNNNNNNNNNNNNNNNNNNNNNNNNNNNNNNNNNNNNNNNNNNNNNNNNNNNNNNNNNNNNNNNNNNNNNNNNNNNNNNNNNNNNNNNNNNNNNNNNNNNNNNNNNNNNNNNNNNNNNNNNNNNNNNNNNNNNNNNNNNNNNNNNNNNNNNNNNNNNNNNNNNNNNNNNNNNNNNNNNNNNNNNNNNNNNNNNNNNNNNNNNNNNNNNNNNNNNNNNNNNNNNNNNNNNNNNNNNNNNNNNNNNNNNNNNNNNNNNNNNNNNNNNNNNNNNNNNNNNNNNNNNNNNNNNNNNNNNNNNNNNNNNNNNNNNNNNNNNNNNNNNNNNNNNNNNNNNNNNNNNNNNNNNNNNNNNNNNNNNNNNNNNNNNNNNNNNNNNNNNNNNNNNNNNNNNNNNNNNNNNNNNNNNNNNNNNNNNNNNNNNNNNNNNNNNNNNNNNNNNNNNNNNNNNNNNNNNNNNNNNNNNNNNNNNNNNNNNNNNNNNNNNNNNNNNNNNNNNNNNNNNNNNNNNNNNNNNNNNNNNNNNNNNNNNNNNNNNNNNNNNNNNNNNNNNNNNNNNNNNNNNNNNNNNNNNNNNNNNNNNNNNNNNNNNNNNNNNNNNNNNNNNNNNNNNNNNNNNNNNNNNNNNNNNNNNNNNNNNNNNNNNNNNNNNNNNNNNNNNNNNNNNNNNNNNNNNNNNNNNNNNNNNNNNNNNNNNNNNNNNNNNNNNNNNNNNNNNNNNNNNNNNNNNNNNNNNNNNNNNNNNNNNNNNNNNNNNNNNNNNNNNNNNNNNNNNNNNNNNNNNNNNNNNNNNNNNNNNNNNNNNNNNNNNNNNNNNNNNNNNNNNNNNNNNNNNNNNNNNNNNNNNNNNNNNNNNNNNNNNNNNNNNNNNNNNNNNNNNNNNNNNNNNNNNNNNNNNNNNNNNNNNNNNNNNNNNNNNNNNNNNNNNNNNNNNNNNNNNNNNNNNNNNNNNNNNNNNNNNNNNNNNNNNNNNNNNNNNNNNNNNNNNNNNNNNNNNNNNNNNNNNNNNNNNNNNNNNNNNNNNNNNNNNNNNNNNNNNNNNNNNNNNNNNNNNNNNNNNNNNNNNNNNNNNNNNNNNNNNNNNNNNNNNNNNNNNNNNNNNNNNNNNNNNNNNNNNNNNNNNNNNNNNNNNNNNNNNNNNNNNNNNNNNNNNNNNNNNNNNNNNNNNNNNNNNNNNNNNNNNNNNNNNNNNNNNNNNNNNNNNNNNNNNNNNNNNNNNNNNNNNNNNNNNNNNNNNNNNNNNNNNNNNNNNNNNNNNNNNNNNNNNNNNNNNNNNNNNNNNNNNNNNNNNNNNNNNNNNNNNNNNNNNNNNNNNNNNNNNNNNNNNNNNNNNNNNNNNNNNNNNNNNNNNNNNNNNNNNNNNNNNNNNNNNNNNNNNNNNNNNNNNNNNNNNNNNNNNNNNNNNNNNNNNNNNNNNNNNNNNNNNNNNNNNNNNNNNNNNNNNNNNNNNNNNNNNNNNNNNNNNNNNNNNNNNNNNNNNNNNNNNNNNNNNNNNNNNNNNNNNNNNNNNNNNNNNNNNNNNNNNNNNNNNNNNNNNNNNNNNNNNNNNNNNNNNNNNNNNNNNNNNNNNNNNNNNNNNNNNNNNNNNNNNNNNNNNNNNNNNNNNNNNNNNNNNNNNNNNNNNNNNNNNNNNNNNNNNNNNNNNNNNNNNNNNNNNNNNNNNNNNNNNNNNNNNNNNNNNNNNNNNNNNNNNNNNNNNNNNNNNNNNNNNNNNNNNNNNNNNNNNNNNNNNNNNNNNNNNNNNNNNNNNNNNNNNNNNNNNNNNNNNNNNNNNNNNNNNNNNNNNNNNNNNNNNNNNNNNNNNNNNNNNNNNNNNNNNNNNNNNNNNNNNNNNNNNNNNNNNNNNNNNNNNNNNNNNNNNNNNNNNNNNNNNNNNNNNNNNNNNNNNNNNNNNNNNNNNNNNNNNNNNNNNNNNNNNNNNNNNNNNNNNNNNNNNNNNNNNNNNNNNNNNNNNNNNNNNNNNNNNNNNNNNNNNNNNNNNNNNNNNNNNNNNNNNNNNNNNNNNNNNNNNNNNNNNNNNNNNNNNNNNNNNNNNNNNNNNNNNNNNNNNNNNNNNNNNNNNNNNNNNNNNNNNNNNNNNNNNNNNNNNNNNNNNNNNNNNNNNNNNNNNNNNNNNNNNNNNNNNNNNNNNNNNNNNNNNNNNNNNNNNNNNNNNNNNNNNNNNNNNNNNNNNNNNNNNNNNNNNNNNNNNNNNNNNNNNNNNNNNNNNNNNNNNNNNNNNNNNNNNNNNNNNNNNNNNNNNNNNNNNNNNNNNNNNNNNNNNNNNNNNNNNNNNNNNNNNNNNNNNNNNNNNNNNNNNNNNNNNNNNNNNNNNNNNNNNNNNNNNNNNNNNNNNNNNNNNNNNNNNNNNNNNNNNNNNNNNNNNNNNNNNNNNNNNNNNNNNNNNNNNNNNNNNNNNNNNNNNNNNNNNNNNNNNNNNNNNNNNNNNNNNNNNNNNNNNNNNNNNNNNNNNNNNNNNNNNNNNNNNNNNNNNNNNNNNNNNNNNNNNNNNNNNNNNNNNNNNNNNNNNNNNNNNNNNNNNNNNNNNNNNNNNNNNNNNNNNNNNNNNNNNNNNNNNNNNNNNNNNNNNNNNNNNNNNNNNNNNNNNNNNNNNNNNNNNNNNNNNNNNNNNNNNNNNNNNNNNNNNNNNNNNNNNNNNNNNNNNNNNNNNNNNNNNNNNNNNNNNNNNNNNNNNNNNNNNNNNNNNNNNNNNNNNNNNNNNNNNNNNNNNNNNNNNNNNNNNNNNNNNNNNNNNNNNNNNNNNNNNNNNNNNNNNNNNNNNNNNNNNNNNNNNNNNNNNNNNNNNNNNNNNNNNNNNNNNNNNNNNNNNNNNNNNNNNNNNNNNNNNNNNNNNNNNNNNNNNNNNNNNNNNNNNNNNNNNNNNNNNNNNNNNNNNNNNNNNNNNNNNNNNNNNNNNNNNNNNNNNNNNNNNNNNNNNNNNNNNNNNNNNNNNNNNNNNNNNNNNNNNNNNNNNNNNNNNNNNNNNNNNNNNNNNNNNNNNNNNNNNNNNNNNNNNNNNNNNNNNNNNNNNNNNNNNNNNNNNNNNNNNNNNNNNNNNNNNNNNNNNNNNNNNNNNNNNNNNNNNNNNNNNNNNNNNNNNNNNNNNNNNNNNNNNNNNNNNNNNNNNNNNNNNNNNNNNNNNNNNNNNNNNNNNNNNNNNNNNNNNNNNNNNNNNNNNNNNNNNNNNNNNNNNNNNNNNNNNNNNNNNNNNNNNNNNNNNNNNNNNNNNNNNNNNNNNNNNNNNNNNNNNNNNNNNNNNNNNNNNNNNNNNNNNNNNNNNNNNNNNNNNNNNNNNNNNNNNNNNNNNNNNNNNNNNNNNNNNNNNNNNNNNNNNNNNNNNNNNNNNNNNNNNNNNNNNNNNNNNNNNNNNNNNNNNNNNNNNNNNNNNNNNNNNNNNNNNNNNNNNNNNNNNNNNNNNNNNNNNNNNNNNNNNNNNNNNNNNNNNNNNNNNNNNNNNNNNNNNNNNNNNNNNNNNNNNNNNNNNNNNNNNNNNNNNNNNNNNNNNNNNNNNNNNNNNNNNNNNNNNNNNNNNNNNNNNNNNNNNNNNNNNNNNNNNNNNNNNNNNNNNNNNNNNNNNNNNNNNNNNNNNNNNNNNNNNNNNNNNNNNNNNNNNNNNNNNNNNNNNNNNNNNNNNNNNNNNNNNNNNNNNNNNNNNNNNNNNNNNNNNNNNNNNNNNNNNNNNNNNNNNNNNNNNNNNNNNNNNNNNNNNNNNNNNNNNNNNNNNNNNNNNNNNNNNNNNNNNNNNNNNNNNNNNNNNNNNNNNNNNNNNNNNNNNNNNNNNNNNNNNNNNNNNNNNNNNNNNNNNNNNNNNNNNNNNNNNNNNNNNNNNNNNNNNNNNNNNNNNNNNNNNNNNNNNNNNNNNNNNNNNNNNNNNNNNNNNNNNNNNNNNNNNNNNNNNNNNNNNNNNNNNNNNN from Salminus brasiliensis chromosome 7, fSalBra1.hap2, whole genome shotgun sequence encodes:
- the suz12b gene encoding polycomb protein suz12-B — protein: MQPHSKGARIDVSINECYDGSYVGNPQDIHSQPGFAFSRNGPVKRTAVTHILVCRPKRTKPSLSEFLESEDGEPEQQRTYVSGHNRLYFHSDSCMPLRPQEMEMDSEDERDPEWLREKTTTQIEEFTDVNEGEKEVMKLWNLHVMKNGFIADNQMNQAIMLFVENCGPHIARRNLCRNFLLHLVSMHDFNLVTTATIDRAMTRLREIQAEVPEVEEGHEGADAACNGHAVLSGFTLHGKRTKSTVSD